In Acidobacteriota bacterium, the genomic stretch GAAGGTCTGCAAGCCCGGCGTCGAAGGTCGCGAGTTGTCCGCCGTATTGCATTGCGAGAGCAAGCAACATGGCGTCGGTAATCTGTCGGTGCCCCTGAATACGCGCCAGAATGGCCGATGGCAGTGCGGTGATCGATCGGTCCATAGCCCAATACGTGTGTGATTCCAGTTGCCGGAGCCGGCTCAACAAGGCAATCGCTTCCGCCGGCGTAACCGACTGTTTGACGGCGGATGGATTGCATGACACGCGAACGAATCCTGCTTCAGTCATTGCACAGGTAGCCCAACCCGTTGCGCGCCACCTGGCGAACCACGACCTTGCTGCGCCGTGGTGAACGTGGTTGGGCCAGGCGAGCGCAATGAGTACGTTGACATCCAGCAACTGGATCATGGCCAGTCGCT encodes the following:
- a CDS encoding PIN domain-containing protein, which encodes MIQLLDVNVLIALAWPNHVHHGAARSWFARWRATGWATCAMTEAGFVRVSCNPSAVKQSVTPAEAIALLSRLRQLESHTYWAMDRSITALPSAILARIQGHRQITDAMLLALAMQYGGQLATFDAGLADLLTTEARRSIRTIPV